In a genomic window of Gossypium arboreum isolate Shixiya-1 chromosome 9, ASM2569848v2, whole genome shotgun sequence:
- the LOC108456348 gene encoding serine/threonine-protein kinase BLUS1, with amino-acid sequence MKPLMAYEQEGHHHHPKVQFPLDSDSYKIVDEIGIGVSAIVYKAECIPLNSTTVAIKSIDLDQFKVDFDNIRRETKIMTLLSHPNILNAHCSFTVGRRLWVVMPFMSGGSLQSIISSSFPDGLSEQCIAIVLKETLNALSYLHNQGHLHRDIKAGNILMDSNGSVKLADFGVSASVYESSSGYGSGSSTSSSPMMLTDMTGTPYWMAPEVIHSHTGYSFKADIWSFGITALELAHGRPPLSHLPPSKSLIMKITKRFRFSDYEDSINKGKSKKFSKAFKDMVASCLDQDPSKRPSTDKLLRHPFFKSSKGSDFLVKHVLHGLPSVEERFRVGKILRKNDVDDDDEDDVEGESGSELVKQRRISGWNFNEDGFELDPVFPTEARDDSVVKQVRFGGETIILEKGTSESSLNLNSPEAESSLVSSTTTPPCEEQQTENTFNAETMVGGLMALKKSLDDQRQKVSELINLFGGEVMNKEDQMVQLIEKLRMELETERQKNFELEMELEFLKFQISGASNTDEND; translated from the coding sequence ATGAAACCATTAATGGCGTATGAACAAGAAGGTCATCATCATCACCCCAAGGTTCAGTTCCCATTAGACTCGGATTCTTACAAGATCGTTGATGAAATTGGTATTGGTGTTAGTGCAATAGTTTACAAAGCCGAATGCATTCCCCTGAATTCAACTACCGTCGCCATCAAATCCATCGACCTTGATCAGTTCAAGGTTGACTTCGACAACATCCGACGTGAAACCAAGATAATGACCCTCCTTTCTCACCCCAACATCCTTAACGCTCATTGTTCTTTCACCGTTGGCCGTCGTCTCTGGGTGGTTATGCCTTTTATGTCTGGTGGTTCTTTACAGTCCATCATCTCGTCTTCTTTTCCCGACGGTTTATCAGAGCAATGCATCGCAATTGTCCTCAAAGAAACCCTTAATGCATTATCGTATCTCCACAATCAAGGCCATTTGCATAGAGATATAAAGGCTGGGAACATCTTGATGGACTCAAACGGGTCTGTTAAGCTCGCGGATTTCGGGGTTTCGGCTTCGGTTTACGAGTCGAGTTCAGGTTACGGGTCCGGTTCATCAACGTCTTCGTCGCCGATGATGCTCACGGACATGACCGGAACCCCCTATTGGATGGCCCCGGAGGTGATACACTCACATACAGGATACAGTTTCAAGGCTGATATATGGTCTTTTGGTATAACGGCGCTTGAATTAGCCCATGGAAGACCACCATTATCCCATTTACCACCTTCAAAGTCTTTGATCATGAAGATAACCAAGCGGTTTCGGTTTTCCGATTACGAAGACAGCATCAACAAAGGTAAGAGCAAGaaattttcaaaggcttttaaAGATATGGTCGCTTCGTGCCTGGATCAAGATCCGTCGAAGCGACCTTCGACGGATAAGCTTTTGAGGCATCCATTTTTCAAGAGCAGCAAAGGCTCTGACTTCCTCGTCAAACATGTGTTGCATGGATTGCCTAGTGTCGAAGAAAGGTTTAGAGTAGGCAAGATTCTAAGAAAGAACGACGTCGATGACGACGACGAAGATGATGTTGAGGGAGAATCAGGGTCTGAGCTCGTTAAACAAAGAAGAATCAGTGGATGGAATTTCAACGAAGACGGATTCGAACTCGACCCGGTTTTCCCCACCGAGGCAAGAGACGATTCCGTGGTGAAACAAGTTCGTTTCGGTGGTGAAACCATCATTTTAGAAAAGGGAACTTCCGAATCAAGCTTGAATTTGAACTCTCCCGAAGCAGAGTCAAGCTTGGTTAGTAGTACTACAACTCCACCATGTGAAGAACAGCAAACTGAGAACACTTTTAATGCAGAAACAATGGTGGGGGGGTTGATGGCATTGAAGAAGAGTTTGGATGATCAAAGGCAAAAAGTGAGTGAGTTGATTAACTTGTTTGGAGGGGAAGTGATGAACAAAGAAGATCAAATGGTGCAATTGATTGAGAAGCTGAGGATGGAATTGGAAACTGAAAGGCAAAAGAACTTTGAATTAGAGATGGAATTGGAGTTTCTTAAATTCCAGATTTCTGGTGCATCCAACACTGATGAAAATGATTGA